In Desulfovibrio sp. UCD-KL4C, a single genomic region encodes these proteins:
- a CDS encoding aspartate aminotransferase family protein: MNKHKVLVNKQNESICNTYGRYPVNVTEAKGSRLWDLDGREYIDLLSGISVANLGHCRDDLAALMAEQACKLVMVSNLFYQEEQVECAEKLLATCDADKVFFCNSGAEANEAAIKLARKYMRTIKKRDAYEIITLEGSFHGRTLATLTATGQTGPIKEGYDPLPEGFSYAPADDIDAMAAMVSDKTAAIMIEIVQGEGGIKPLAHDYVKSLAKIAKDKDILLIVDEVQSGLCRTGKWWAHQHYGITPDIFTSAKALANGLPMGAMLATDKVAKGFTPGSHATTFGGGALVSKVSSKVLDIMTEEKIADRAAELGDFFIKEALKIKDKHPGKIVSVRGLGLMLGIELGFDGNEIFSKLRDEGFILNLTKGKILRLLPALTIDRADLVSFLKTLDKAFNEMD; encoded by the coding sequence ATGAATAAACATAAAGTTCTTGTAAACAAACAAAATGAATCCATCTGCAACACTTACGGCAGATATCCGGTAAATGTAACTGAAGCTAAAGGCAGCAGACTATGGGATCTTGACGGGCGGGAATATATAGACCTGCTTTCCGGCATATCCGTTGCTAACCTTGGCCACTGCCGTGATGATCTTGCAGCCCTGATGGCTGAACAAGCTTGCAAACTAGTAATGGTCAGCAACCTTTTCTATCAAGAAGAGCAAGTTGAGTGTGCTGAAAAACTTCTAGCAACATGTGACGCGGATAAAGTCTTTTTCTGCAACTCAGGAGCAGAAGCCAACGAAGCCGCTATCAAGCTGGCCAGAAAATACATGCGCACCATTAAGAAAAGGGATGCCTATGAAATTATTACTCTCGAAGGATCTTTTCATGGCAGAACGCTGGCAACACTGACAGCAACAGGTCAAACAGGACCAATTAAAGAGGGGTACGATCCTCTTCCTGAAGGATTTTCATATGCACCAGCCGATGACATTGATGCAATGGCAGCTATGGTCTCAGACAAGACTGCGGCTATTATGATTGAAATCGTTCAAGGTGAAGGCGGTATTAAGCCTTTAGCTCATGACTATGTAAAAAGTCTTGCTAAAATTGCTAAAGATAAAGATATTTTACTTATAGTAGATGAAGTTCAGTCTGGACTCTGCCGGACAGGAAAATGGTGGGCGCACCAACATTATGGAATAACTCCTGACATTTTCACTTCGGCAAAAGCTCTTGCCAATGGACTTCCTATGGGAGCAATGCTCGCAACGGATAAAGTAGCAAAAGGCTTTACTCCAGGCAGCCACGCCACAACATTTGGTGGAGGAGCACTGGTTTCAAAAGTTTCTTCAAAGGTTCTGGATATCATGACCGAAGAAAAAATTGCTGACAGAGCGGCTGAACTTGGGGACTTTTTCATTAAAGAAGCACTAAAAATTAAAGATAAGCATCCGGGCAAGATTGTATCTGTCAGAGGTCTTGGTTTAATGCTTGGCATTGAGCTGGGGTTTGATGGAAATGAAATATTTTCCAAACTTCGTGATGAAGGTTTTATACTGAACCTCACAAAGGGTAAAATATTACGTCTTCTTCCGGCTCTCACCATTGATCGTGCTGATCTTGTTTCGTTCCTTAAGACTTTAGATAAAGCTTTCAATGAGATGGATTAG
- a CDS encoding 50S ribosomal protein L11 methyltransferase gives MSTLLKIQFTLPESETAECQIYLSGRVAHGWEEKPLEDDTIFYTIHLEDHPLGSEIIAEIKKRWPEAECISEEIEAENWGLAWKKYFKPIVCGDMFEVLPPWLMDTKTEGLRHIIIEPKMAFGTGGHPTTALCLELISKLFREGKLDTKMNFFDLGTGSAILSIALAKLGVKGTGVDIDPQSIVCALENLQNNGVESDVTLAVGSADCIDQKLKYDLVVANILSGPLIELSSAIIARLKKNSILILSGILNEQAEGVAKAYITKGLPAPEIFIDGEWAALLWKNTDSTDS, from the coding sequence ATGTCCACACTTCTCAAAATTCAATTCACATTACCAGAATCAGAAACAGCAGAATGCCAAATATACCTTTCAGGAAGAGTAGCTCACGGATGGGAAGAAAAACCACTTGAAGACGACACTATCTTTTATACCATTCATCTCGAAGATCACCCTCTCGGATCCGAAATTATTGCAGAGATAAAAAAACGATGGCCGGAAGCTGAATGTATTAGTGAAGAAATTGAAGCTGAAAACTGGGGCCTAGCATGGAAAAAATACTTCAAACCAATCGTTTGCGGAGATATGTTCGAAGTTTTGCCACCGTGGCTGATGGACACTAAAACCGAAGGTTTACGGCATATTATAATCGAACCTAAAATGGCTTTCGGGACAGGCGGACATCCGACAACAGCTCTTTGCCTTGAACTGATCAGTAAACTTTTCCGCGAAGGTAAACTTGACACGAAAATGAATTTCTTTGATCTCGGCACTGGTTCTGCCATCCTTTCAATTGCCCTTGCTAAACTAGGTGTTAAAGGAACAGGAGTAGATATTGATCCGCAGTCTATTGTCTGCGCTCTGGAAAACCTACAAAATAACGGTGTTGAATCCGACGTAACCCTTGCAGTAGGAAGTGCGGATTGCATTGATCAAAAGCTTAAATACGATCTTGTAGTTGCAAATATTTTATCCGGGCCGCTAATCGAACTTTCTTCTGCTATTATTGCCAGACTGAAAAAAAACTCCATTCTAATTCTTTCAGGAATTTTGAATGAACAGGCTGAAGGAGTTGCAAAGGCTTACATCACTAAAGGGTTGCCTGCTCCTGAAATATTCATAGACGGTGAATGGGCAGCTCTGCTCTGGAAAAACACAGATTCAACTGACAGTTAA
- a CDS encoding endonuclease III domain-containing protein — MNRESLLMGYYEALYTALGPSNWWPGETPFEIAVGAILVQNTNWKNVEKAIHNLKENDALTIQGLHKLSLEELQDLIRPSGFFKVKSERLINFLFFLDEKSAECITDLAAFETADLRQQLLSVKGIGPETADSILLYALGKPIFVVDAYTRRIFNRHMLIHEDIEYHELQDFFMDVLNKDVELFNEYHALIVKTAKKWCKKNNPDCTNCPLGGFLKK, encoded by the coding sequence ATGAATAGAGAATCTTTACTTATGGGCTACTACGAAGCCTTGTATACAGCCCTCGGACCATCCAACTGGTGGCCCGGTGAAACTCCGTTTGAAATTGCGGTCGGAGCTATATTAGTACAAAATACAAATTGGAAAAATGTCGAAAAAGCTATTCACAACCTTAAAGAAAATGATGCTCTGACTATTCAGGGACTCCACAAACTATCACTTGAGGAATTGCAGGACCTTATCCGTCCGTCCGGCTTTTTCAAAGTTAAATCTGAAAGACTTATCAACTTTCTATTTTTTTTAGATGAGAAGTCAGCCGAATGCATTACAGACTTAGCTGCTTTTGAAACAGCAGACCTGCGACAGCAACTTCTTTCTGTAAAAGGAATCGGCCCTGAAACAGCTGATTCAATCCTGCTGTATGCACTTGGCAAACCTATATTTGTTGTAGATGCCTACACTCGTAGAATTTTTAACAGACATATGCTAATTCACGAAGATATTGAGTATCACGAACTTCAAGATTTCTTTATGGACGTTTTAAACAAAGATGTTGAACTATTTAACGAATACCATGCGCTTATAGTCAAAACAGCAAAAAAATGGTGTAAAAAAAATAATCCTGATTGTACTAATTGCCCTCTGGGCGGATTTCTTAAAAAATAA
- a CDS encoding murein hydrolase activator EnvC gives MANDSTISKIREAINSQKQNIQKQKKVLLKLTREERDMFGELASIEDRISDIERKLFKNEDELAKIVADENSAKKKHAVLQKDLDKILGNLKIMLAKLWPIHSRKLENKFGSLEDWESSDRNFVWLASVYKEAKAELTKAENQSKKIFENLEVQKELRIKSEKKLTTINKTKDLLLKDKLSLLSGIRRIRSMKMSREEELKALLDTINKLNYKLKSLTSKKILNFKGELPAPCDGKVKLDFDPSAKPPVRGEGFETNGNINVKSIFWGKVVHNDTLRGFGRVVIIYHGYNYYSLYAYLSESLVKTGQEVEKDEVIGKTGYYPALKGTGLYFELRFHQKPVNPEKWLSR, from the coding sequence ATGGCAAATGACTCTACTATAAGTAAAATCCGTGAAGCCATCAACAGTCAAAAACAAAATATCCAAAAACAAAAAAAAGTTTTACTAAAGCTCACCCGCGAAGAAAGAGACATGTTTGGAGAACTGGCTTCAATTGAAGATAGAATTTCAGACATAGAGCGTAAACTATTTAAAAACGAAGATGAGCTGGCTAAAATTGTAGCCGATGAAAATTCAGCTAAAAAAAAACATGCTGTATTGCAGAAAGATCTTGATAAGATTCTCGGCAATCTAAAGATTATGCTTGCAAAGCTATGGCCTATTCATTCTCGGAAACTTGAAAACAAATTTGGATCTCTTGAAGATTGGGAAAGCTCTGACCGTAATTTTGTATGGCTTGCCTCTGTCTACAAAGAAGCAAAAGCAGAACTGACCAAAGCTGAAAATCAATCTAAAAAGATTTTTGAAAACCTTGAAGTCCAGAAAGAGCTTCGTATAAAATCCGAAAAAAAATTAACGACGATCAATAAAACAAAAGATCTTTTACTAAAAGACAAACTAAGCCTCCTTTCAGGGATTAGACGAATCAGATCCATGAAAATGAGTCGCGAAGAAGAATTAAAAGCTCTTCTTGATACAATTAACAAACTGAATTACAAACTCAAAAGCCTGACCAGCAAAAAAATTCTCAACTTCAAAGGAGAATTACCCGCTCCATGCGACGGTAAGGTTAAACTTGACTTTGATCCTTCTGCAAAACCTCCTGTCCGAGGAGAAGGGTTCGAAACGAATGGTAATATTAATGTTAAATCCATTTTCTGGGGTAAAGTAGTGCACAATGACACCCTCAGAGGATTTGGACGTGTAGTTATTATTTACCATGGATATAATTATTACTCCCTGTATGCTTACCTTTCGGAAAGCCTTGTAAAAACGGGACAGGAAGTTGAAAAGGATGAAGTTATCGGAAAAACTGGGTATTACCCAGCACTTAAAGGGACCGGACTCTATTTTGAATTGCGTTTTCACCAGAAACCCGTTAACCCCGAAAAATGGCTTTCCCGATAA
- a CDS encoding S41 family peptidase: MRKTLWMITIVCLFVISASPQNSEAVDGDRFQPLRRFSQVLDLVEHNYVEDISRKELVDDALKGMLEQLDPHSTFLSKEDFTEMQEATSGEFSGIGIEISLEKGRLTVISPIEDTPAYKAGLKSGDLILEIDGTPTQSISLMEAVSKIRGKRGTDVVLTILHKGANKPLKVTITRGSIQIQSVKSQELEKGYLYLRLTRFSENTTSDMHKALAQYKKSHKIKGIVLDLRNNPGGLLTQAASVADTFIDKGLLVYIEGRNKNSRKDFMAEGDAQYADVPMVTLINSGSASASEIVAGALKDHNRSLLLGERSFGKGSVQTIIPMADGSGIKLTTARYYTPSGRSIQAEGIDPDIVYPFVPPVKEDNENDRFIIREQDLTRHLENTDETESAKKDVQTDKAVKMLEKDNQLRLGLQLVKQLPRLKKIQ; this comes from the coding sequence ATGAGAAAAACTTTGTGGATGATAACTATCGTCTGTCTTTTTGTAATTTCTGCTTCGCCTCAAAACTCTGAGGCCGTTGACGGAGATCGCTTTCAGCCGTTACGCAGATTCAGTCAGGTACTTGATTTAGTCGAGCATAACTACGTAGAAGATATTTCCCGCAAAGAACTGGTCGACGATGCCTTAAAAGGTATGCTTGAACAACTTGATCCTCATTCTACTTTTCTTTCCAAAGAAGATTTCACAGAAATGCAGGAAGCTACAAGCGGAGAGTTCAGCGGAATCGGTATTGAGATCAGCCTTGAAAAAGGACGCTTGACTGTTATATCCCCTATTGAAGATACTCCTGCATACAAAGCGGGACTAAAGTCCGGCGACCTAATCCTAGAAATTGACGGAACCCCCACACAGTCAATTTCTCTAATGGAAGCAGTGAGCAAGATCAGAGGCAAACGCGGAACTGACGTAGTACTAACAATTCTGCATAAAGGTGCTAACAAACCACTCAAAGTGACTATCACTCGCGGTTCTATTCAGATTCAAAGTGTAAAAAGTCAGGAACTTGAAAAAGGATATTTATACCTGAGGCTTACTCGCTTTAGTGAAAATACTACCAGCGACATGCATAAGGCTCTTGCTCAATACAAAAAGTCACATAAAATCAAAGGTATTGTGTTGGACTTGCGTAACAACCCAGGTGGACTCCTCACACAGGCTGCGTCAGTTGCTGACACTTTCATTGATAAAGGACTTCTCGTTTATATTGAAGGACGTAATAAAAACAGCAGAAAAGACTTTATGGCAGAAGGCGATGCACAATATGCTGATGTACCAATGGTCACATTAATTAATTCAGGTTCTGCATCAGCATCTGAAATTGTGGCCGGAGCCTTAAAAGATCACAACAGATCACTGCTCCTCGGTGAACGTTCATTCGGTAAAGGTTCTGTACAGACCATCATCCCTATGGCAGACGGATCGGGAATAAAACTGACAACAGCCCGCTACTATACACCTAGCGGACGCTCTATTCAGGCAGAAGGAATCGATCCTGACATCGTTTACCCATTTGTTCCTCCGGTAAAAGAAGATAACGAAAACGACCGTTTCATAATCCGCGAACAAGACCTGACAAGGCATCTGGAAAACACAGATGAAACTGAATCTGCTAAAAAAGATGTCCAGACTGACAAGGCTGTTAAAATGCTTGAAAAAGACAACCAGCTACGACTTGGCCTACAGCTTGTAAAACAACTTCCACGCCTAAAAAAAATCCAATAG
- a CDS encoding divergent polysaccharide deacetylase family protein gives MEINNSDQNNKPEIPENDPGIRAYISKPLGIAVATIATASFICMIIAMLIFSDASSIAKHKESIPLEQQGFASENSTTPYEEIEQNDLEDLVKIADLALINELKLAEVSMSDLKLEDVILKKYHGRFFHFQQLRFPIKGNKLSFIKSIKNRLKSAGLSNSIQKIADDGWLLSINKVPTHKFFIDTVTQQKKTVKVTIDPNAPKMAIVIDDMGENVNLAQKLANLNIHITFSIWPNSSHAAEVARIGKKSKNEIMIHLPMEPKGYPKVHPGSDALLIGMNAKTIQQRVLDAIKKIPSAIGLNNHMGSRFTENLAGMQEVMIPLHQKKLFFLDSRTTAKSTARAAAKKAKVTLYERNIFLDNVKDISAIKFQLAKAAKIARKRGQSIAIGHPHPETIEAIRQWAKESNGKIRIVPVKKLTPHR, from the coding sequence GTGGAAATTAATAATTCGGATCAAAATAATAAGCCCGAAATCCCGGAAAATGATCCGGGAATTCGGGCTTATATTTCAAAACCATTAGGAATTGCAGTTGCAACAATTGCAACTGCTTCTTTTATATGCATGATCATTGCTATGTTGATCTTTAGCGATGCAAGTTCAATTGCAAAGCATAAGGAATCCATTCCCCTAGAACAACAGGGGTTCGCTTCAGAAAATTCTACAACACCATATGAAGAAATTGAACAAAATGACCTTGAAGATTTAGTCAAAATTGCTGATCTTGCTCTCATTAATGAGCTTAAATTAGCTGAAGTTTCTATGTCTGATTTAAAACTTGAAGACGTAATATTAAAGAAATACCATGGGCGCTTCTTCCATTTTCAGCAACTTAGATTTCCTATTAAAGGAAACAAGTTAAGTTTTATCAAAAGTATAAAAAATAGACTAAAGAGTGCTGGGCTTTCTAACAGCATACAAAAAATAGCCGATGACGGCTGGCTTCTAAGCATTAACAAAGTTCCGACCCACAAATTTTTTATAGACACAGTAACTCAGCAGAAAAAAACAGTTAAAGTTACAATTGATCCCAATGCTCCGAAAATGGCTATTGTCATTGACGACATGGGCGAAAACGTAAATTTAGCACAAAAGTTGGCTAATCTTAATATTCATATAACTTTTTCCATTTGGCCCAACAGCTCTCATGCTGCGGAAGTAGCCAGAATCGGGAAAAAAAGTAAAAATGAAATAATGATTCATCTCCCGATGGAACCAAAAGGATATCCTAAAGTTCATCCTGGTTCAGATGCCCTGCTTATCGGCATGAATGCGAAAACGATTCAGCAGCGCGTTCTCGATGCAATTAAAAAAATTCCAAGTGCAATCGGACTAAATAATCATATGGGATCAAGGTTCACGGAAAATCTTGCTGGAATGCAAGAAGTAATGATTCCTTTACACCAAAAAAAGCTATTTTTTTTAGACAGTCGCACTACAGCAAAAAGCACCGCACGAGCTGCTGCTAAAAAAGCTAAGGTCACTTTGTACGAAAGAAACATCTTTCTTGATAATGTAAAAGACATTTCTGCAATCAAATTTCAATTAGCTAAAGCTGCTAAAATTGCGAGAAAGCGAGGTCAATCAATTGCAATAGGTCACCCGCACCCGGAAACAATTGAAGCAATCAGACAATGGGCTAAGGAATCAAATGGCAAAATAAGAATAGTTCCAGTAAAAAAACTTACTCCACATCGTTGA
- a CDS encoding ABC transporter substrate-binding protein, with amino-acid sequence MKKILLFMVLLFMIAVPVIHSAQSYTVSITQIVEHPSLDAIREGFQNRMKEAGVNVQYNVHIAQGNQANNIQIANQIKGENPSLILAITTPSAQAVAQKIKDKPILFTGVTDPVAAGLVRTLMIPGKNITGMTDMSPIVRQVELIKEFLPNVKTIGTIYNAGEANSVVLIKILKDVCKNSGIKVEAASIANSSGVYQAAKSLIGKCDAIYIPIDNTVVSGLEAAIKVCRQNKLPIFSADTDSVKRGTVAALAIDYYRMGLQTADIAIRILNNKAIPASTPVESLENLQLYINLGAAKKMGVIIPKQVLDRADNIIK; translated from the coding sequence ATGAAAAAAATACTGCTTTTCATGGTATTACTGTTTATGATTGCTGTACCGGTTATCCATTCAGCTCAAAGTTACACTGTATCTATAACACAGATAGTAGAGCACCCTTCTCTTGATGCAATCCGTGAAGGATTTCAAAACCGCATGAAAGAGGCTGGGGTTAACGTTCAATATAACGTTCATATTGCGCAGGGAAATCAAGCTAACAACATTCAAATTGCAAACCAGATAAAAGGCGAAAACCCATCTCTAATTTTAGCCATTACAACACCTTCAGCGCAGGCTGTTGCTCAAAAAATTAAAGATAAACCTATCCTTTTCACGGGTGTTACGGATCCTGTTGCAGCAGGACTTGTCAGAACCCTTATGATTCCCGGAAAAAATATTACCGGAATGACTGACATGAGCCCTATAGTCCGCCAAGTAGAACTCATTAAGGAATTTTTACCTAATGTAAAAACCATCGGAACTATCTACAATGCAGGAGAAGCTAATTCTGTTGTACTGATTAAAATACTTAAAGATGTGTGCAAGAATTCAGGTATTAAAGTTGAAGCAGCTTCAATCGCCAATTCAAGCGGTGTATATCAGGCTGCAAAATCTCTGATTGGAAAATGTGACGCCATATATATCCCAATAGATAATACCGTCGTTTCAGGACTTGAGGCCGCCATAAAAGTATGCAGGCAAAACAAACTGCCAATATTTTCAGCTGACACAGACTCTGTAAAAAGAGGAACAGTTGCTGCTCTGGCAATAGACTATTACCGCATGGGACTTCAAACCGCAGATATAGCTATTCGCATCCTTAATAACAAAGCAATTCCAGCCAGTACTCCAGTTGAATCTCTGGAAAACCTTCAGTTATACATCAACCTTGGAGCTGCTAAAAAAATGGGAGTGATAATTCCTAAGCAAGTCTTAGACAGAGCAGATAATATTATCAAATAA
- a CDS encoding ABC transporter permease, with protein sequence MSFYAFMGALEQGFAFGLMVLGVYLTFRVLDFPDLTVDGSLPLGAAVSAVAITSGYHPLIAMGLAACAGFIAGAVTGILNTKFKILHLLASILTMISLYSVNIRIMGRPNITLLGQDTLIDKFINISGLAPYLGTPLLFAIISLIALVALIWFLKTSFGLAILATGDNPIMITSLGVNKDMMIIFGVGLSNAMVALSGALVAQNQGAADVNMGIGTIIAGLASIIIGETIFSTKTLSCAIISAVLGSVLYRIAIALALGVKLGSFSFTPSDLNIVTAVLVIAALISPQIKANVLGRRLRS encoded by the coding sequence ATCAGTTTCTACGCTTTCATGGGTGCTCTTGAACAAGGTTTTGCCTTCGGGCTAATGGTTCTTGGAGTATACCTTACATTCAGAGTTTTAGACTTTCCGGATCTAACTGTTGACGGCAGCCTACCACTTGGAGCTGCAGTCTCAGCCGTTGCAATCACCAGCGGTTACCACCCATTAATTGCTATGGGGTTGGCTGCCTGTGCAGGTTTTATTGCTGGGGCCGTAACCGGAATACTCAATACAAAATTCAAAATATTACATCTTCTCGCTTCAATTCTGACCATGATTTCACTTTATTCTGTAAACATCCGCATCATGGGACGACCTAATATAACTCTTCTTGGACAAGACACTTTAATTGATAAATTTATCAATATATCAGGACTTGCACCCTACCTTGGCACACCGTTACTTTTCGCGATCATATCACTTATTGCGCTTGTAGCTTTAATATGGTTCCTCAAAACATCATTCGGCCTTGCAATACTGGCAACTGGCGACAACCCTATAATGATAACAAGTCTCGGCGTAAACAAAGACATGATGATTATATTCGGAGTTGGTCTATCCAACGCAATGGTGGCTTTGTCCGGCGCTTTGGTAGCTCAGAACCAAGGAGCAGCAGATGTAAATATGGGAATCGGTACAATTATAGCCGGACTTGCCTCTATTATAATAGGTGAAACTATTTTCAGCACAAAGACTCTCAGCTGCGCAATTATTTCAGCGGTGCTAGGTTCTGTTCTTTACAGAATAGCAATTGCGCTAGCTCTTGGCGTAAAACTTGGAAGTTTTTCATTTACACCAAGTGATCTTAATATCGTCACTGCAGTTCTCGTTATAGCTGCTTTAATCTCTCCACAGATAAAAGCCAATGTTCTCGGAAGGAGGCTTCGCTCATAA
- a CDS encoding ABC transporter ATP-binding protein: MLTIQKAVKTFNPNSINEVKALRGIDLQVDKGDFITIIGSNGAGKSTFLNAIAGSFILTSGNIAINTKDVTSWPEHKRAGNLGRVFQDPLLGTCTSLTIEQNLALALKRGQTRGFGFGVRAKDKVIFKEHLATLGLGLENRLIDRVGLLSGGQRQALTMIMATMTRPDILLLDEHTAALDPKTGKKILDITEAVVHRDELTTLMVTHNMNQAITMGNRLIMLHQGEIILDISGEEKKGLKVEDLLARFYSLRGESVATDRMLFS; encoded by the coding sequence ATGCTTACTATCCAAAAAGCCGTTAAAACTTTCAATCCAAACAGTATTAACGAAGTTAAAGCATTACGCGGAATTGACCTGCAAGTTGATAAAGGTGATTTCATAACCATTATCGGCTCAAACGGAGCAGGCAAATCAACTTTTTTAAATGCTATTGCCGGATCTTTTATCCTTACCAGCGGTAACATAGCCATTAACACTAAAGATGTAACTTCATGGCCGGAGCATAAACGTGCCGGAAATCTTGGTAGAGTCTTCCAGGACCCACTCCTCGGAACCTGCACTTCATTGACTATTGAACAAAATTTGGCATTGGCGCTTAAAAGGGGCCAAACACGCGGGTTTGGATTCGGAGTACGTGCAAAAGATAAAGTCATTTTTAAAGAACATCTTGCGACACTTGGACTTGGACTTGAAAACAGACTTATAGATAGAGTAGGACTCCTTTCAGGAGGCCAAAGGCAAGCTCTGACCATGATCATGGCTACCATGACAAGGCCAGACATATTACTGTTAGATGAGCATACTGCAGCTCTTGATCCTAAAACAGGTAAAAAAATTCTTGATATAACTGAAGCTGTTGTTCATAGAGATGAACTGACCACATTAATGGTAACTCATAATATGAACCAAGCTATCACTATGGGTAACAGACTGATTATGCTACATCAGGGCGAGATTATTCTAGATATTTCCGGTGAAGAGAAGAAGGGACTAAAAGTTGAAGACCTTCTTGCAAGGTTTTACTCCCTTCGCGGCGAGAGTGTGGCAACTGACAGGATGCTTTTTTCATAA
- the ndk gene encoding nucleoside-diphosphate kinase: MSELTFSIIKPDAVANNKIGDILKMISESGLKIKATKMIHMSKAQAEGFYAVHKERPFFGELVEFMISGPCVVSVLEGDNAIKRYRDLMGATNPADAAEGTIRKAFGAGIEANACHGSDGPDTAKVEVSYFFSNLELVN; this comes from the coding sequence ATGAGCGAACTTACTTTTTCTATCATTAAACCAGATGCAGTTGCGAACAACAAAATCGGTGACATCTTAAAAATGATCTCTGAGAGTGGACTAAAAATTAAAGCAACTAAAATGATCCATATGTCGAAAGCGCAGGCAGAAGGATTTTATGCTGTTCACAAAGAACGCCCTTTTTTTGGTGAACTCGTTGAATTTATGATTTCCGGACCTTGTGTTGTTTCTGTTCTTGAAGGTGATAACGCTATCAAACGTTATCGCGACCTCATGGGTGCAACAAACCCTGCTGACGCGGCAGAAGGAACCATCCGCAAAGCTTTCGGCGCAGGTATTGAAGCTAATGCATGTCACGGTTCTGATGGACCGGATACAGCAAAAGTTGAAGTTTCATATTTCTTTAGCAATCTGGAGTTGGTAAACTAG
- the proC gene encoding pyrroline-5-carboxylate reductase, which translates to MNKKVGFIGTGNMGAAIIKGMAEDKNINLLGFDLNKTSLGLLAEETGLTQTDTARDLAKESDYIVLCVKPQHAGPVLEEIAPELNESKCLVSIAAGLTVSTLKDFSENRCSVVRVMPSTPALVNAGVFAVCIDDSHITDDQASFTREMFKPLGDVYTLAENQFDAFTGVIGSGPAYVFYFIEAMIESAVELGLPRENATAMVKKLFEGSTKLAQESKLHVSQLREMVTSPGGTTVQALIHLDRTATRANIIDAVRKSYERSAELGKK; encoded by the coding sequence ATGAATAAAAAAGTTGGTTTTATAGGCACAGGTAATATGGGGGCCGCCATCATCAAAGGCATGGCGGAAGATAAAAATATAAATCTTCTAGGCTTTGATCTCAATAAAACATCACTTGGCCTTCTTGCGGAAGAAACCGGTCTGACTCAGACCGATACAGCCCGTGACCTAGCCAAGGAATCCGACTATATTGTGCTATGCGTAAAACCTCAGCACGCCGGTCCAGTTTTAGAAGAAATTGCACCGGAACTGAATGAATCAAAATGCCTTGTTTCAATTGCTGCAGGACTCACTGTCAGCACGCTTAAAGATTTCAGTGAAAACAGATGTTCTGTTGTCCGGGTTATGCCTAGCACTCCTGCGTTGGTAAATGCCGGAGTTTTTGCTGTATGTATTGATGACTCTCACATCACTGATGATCAAGCTTCTTTTACCCGCGAAATGTTCAAGCCACTCGGCGATGTATATACACTTGCAGAAAATCAGTTTGATGCTTTCACAGGTGTTATAGGGTCAGGTCCGGCCTATGTTTTCTATTTCATAGAAGCTATGATCGAATCTGCTGTTGAACTAGGTCTTCCAAGAGAAAATGCTACCGCAATGGTGAAAAAACTCTTTGAAGGGTCTACAAAATTAGCACAGGAAAGCAAACTGCACGTCAGCCAGTTGCGTGAAATGGTAACTTCTCCCGGTGGAACAACCGTTCAGGCTCTAATCCATCTGGATCGAACAGCGACTCGCGCAAACATCATAGACGCTGTTCGCAAAAGTTACGAACGAAGTGCAGAACTAGGCAAAAAATAA